A region from the Anoplolepis gracilipes chromosome 2, ASM4749672v1, whole genome shotgun sequence genome encodes:
- the LOC140662774 gene encoding scm-like with four MBT domains protein 1 — MEAYENRVQEKSQDGEYGFVWQDYLDATGSMEVPQIMFPHVELTLQNSIEIGMSLEVPVQKNNDQKELSYWVASIVMACGPLLRLRYFGGDDRSLEFWFNLTKEAGHELGWSVKNNKKLEPPDIVLEKSRDCIDKLPDFLTTARTLPPDMLTGDALSMTDKIKQGMKIEISDVLHPYKLWVATIIENVGGRLLLRYDTPGSFREDFWVFCTSERLHSYGFTSKSNSTWFLEPPGSIVDLYTYEEWKDLLESKPKDYELLEELFNNNIDYSKHNFKTGMKVEALHPVDRTKICPATVTKVFDDIYFLVNIDVYIERSDKSDDTFVANNSENNTWLCTAEHPYIFPVGWAQKHNIMITHPQGWTSKTEDFDWNDYLETVHANAAPENLFSKRASAVEAGFEDGMRLEAVDPEHEHIICAAHITKIIDNLLWVKLDNYDYFRPDHIVDMHSLQIFPVGWCESNHYPLKPPHNYIEICKKLEMFVKEEKKANSLDIPISEPRSSLWCPKIYFNYRCFTGPMISKGKLATLPKSVGPGPVVLVMREVLSMIVSVGYRSARILKVLQCDSKPDPGYHLEVLKAKHKNNTYRASVAIVTSGDMVADFCRSICKKLMVCPNLFGPLHIPENECPDECYKTSKTKYTATVGTGKRGKPKGYTSIMVQKPKPWGRKRRKRRGRWANKHKEAQEEYDQEDEMPFMSLDLAKHVSESHINEAFDGRQPLSEIDIMIQKGLEKSDKSDDFKTEIPSSNVSEDSGSSFNDRKIKDRELPSPPNLTSKQHVTRFNQNSGVTRGIKRDWDTSIESDCSEADAEYVRMQKTQRRPKTRKLDSNPLYWSVDDVFRYLRKTSDCKDLAYRVKEEEIDGLAFLLLNLPSLTQHMKLRTSLAMKLCRHVEQVKVTFLLRHLHEVEPDQYQVV, encoded by the exons ATGGAAGCGTACGAGAATCGAGTGCAAGAAAAATCGCAGGATGGag aaTATGGATTTGTTTGGCAAGACTATCTTGATGCCACAGGCAGTATGGAAGTTCCACAAATTATGTTTCCTCATGTGGAGTTGACATTGCAAAACAGTATTGAGATAGGTATGTCATTGGAGGTACCAGTACAGAAGAATAATGATCAAAAAGAATTGTCATACTGGGTAGCCTCAATTGTTATGGCTTGTGGACCTTTATTACGGTTGCGCTACTTTGGTGGTGATGATAGATCATTAGAATTTTGGTTTAATCTTACAAAAGAAGCTGGTCATGAACTTGGTTGGAGTgtgaaaaacaataaaaaattagaaccACCTGACATTGTACTTGAGAAATCACGAGATTGCATAGACAAGCTGCCTGACTTTTTAACAACAGCACGTACACTTCCACCAGATATGTTAACAGGG GATGCTCTAAGTATGACAGACAAGATAAAACAGGGTATGAAAATTGAGATAAGCGATGTCTTGCATCCATATAAGTTATGGGTAGCTACG attattGAAAACGTTGGAGGACGTCTTTTATTGAGATATGACACACCAGGTTCCTTTCGTGAAGATTTTTGGGTATTTTGTACATCTGAGCGTTTACATTCATATGGATTTACATCTAAATCAAATTCCACTTGGTTCTTAGAACCACCTGGCTCAATAGTCGACTTGTACACTTACGAAGAATGGAAAGATTTGTTGGAATCTAAACCAAAAGATTATGAACTActtgaagaattatttaataataatatagattattcaaaacataattttaaaactggaATGAAAGTAGAGGCTCTACATCCAGTAGATCGAACAAAGATCTGCCCTGCTACTGTAACAAAAGTATTtgacgatatatattttcttgtaaatattgatgTGTATATTGAACGTTCGGATAAATCAGATGATACGTTTGTGGCCAATAATTCAGAGAATAATACATGGTTATGTACTGCGGAGCATCCATATATATTTCCAGTTGGCTGGGCACAAAAACACAATATCAT GATTACTCATCCACAAGGTTGGACTTCAAAGACTGAAGATTTTGATTGGAATGATTATCTGGAAACTGTTCACGCTAATGCAGCACCTGAAAATTTATTCAGCAAACGTGCGAGCGCCGTTGAGGCGGGCTTTGAAGATGGAATGAGATTAGAGGCTGTTGATCCGGAACACGAACATATAATATGCGCCGCCCacattactaaaattattgacAATCTGTTGTGggtaaaattagataattatgaTTACTTTCGGCCAGATCATATAGTTGACATGCATTCCTTGCAAATATTTCCTGTAGGATGGTGTGAATCTAATCACTATCCATTAAAACCTCCACACAATTACATTGAGATTTGTAAAAAACTAGAAATGTTTGTAAAGGAGGAGAAGAAAGCCAATTCTTTGGACATACCAATATCCGAACCACGATCTTCACTCTGGTGtccaaagatatattttaactacCGATGTTTCACGGGTCCGATGATCTCGAAGGGAAAATTGGCTACACTTCCAAAATCAGTAGGACCTGGACCAGTTGTATTGGTCATGCGAGAAGTTTTATCAATGATAGTCTCTGTTGGATATAGAAGCGCTAGAATTTTGAAAGTTCTGCAATGCGATTCTAAACCAGATCCTGGATATCATTTAGAGGTTTTAAAGGCGAAGcataaaaataacacatatCGCGCAAGTGTGGCCATCGTTACGTCAGGAGACATGGTAGCAGATTTTTGCAGAagtatctgtaaaaaattaatggtaTGCCCAAATTTATTTGGTCCGTTGCACATACCAGAAAATGAATGTCCGGATGAATGTTATAAAAcatcaaaaacaaaatata cagCGACGGTTGGAActggaaagagaggaaaaccGAAAGGTTACACAAGTATTATGGTGCAAAAGCCGAAACCTTGGGGTAGAAAACGTAGAAAGCGTCGTGGCAGATGGGCTAACAAACATAAGGAGGCTCAGGAGGAATACGATCAAGAGGATGAGATGCCGTTTATGTCGTTAGATCTGGCGAAACATGTCTCGGAAAGTCATATTAACGAGGCCTTTGATGGAAGGCAACCGCTCTCGGAAATAGATATCATGATACAGAAAGGTCTGGAGAAATCCGATAAGTCGGATGATTTTAAGACTGAAATACCTTCCAGCAATGTCTCGGAGGATTCTGGTAGTTCGTTCaatgatagaaaaataaaagatagagAATTGCCCAGTCCCCCTAACTTAACTTCTAAACAACATGTAACGAGATTTAATCAGAACTCTGGAGTCACTAGAGGAATTAAGAGAGATTGGGACACGAGCATAGAATCTGATTGCTCCGAGGCAGATGCCGAATACGTGCGAATGCAAAAAACGCAACGACGACCAAAAACTCGGAAGCTCGATTCGAATCCACTATATTGGAGTGTAGACGACGTATTTCGGTATCTTAGAAAGACAAGCGACTGCAAAGATCTTGCATATCGCGTCAAAGAGGAA GAAATTGATGGTCTTGCATTTTTGCTACTGAATCTTCCCTCTCTTACTCAACATATGAAATTACGGACAAGTTTAGCCATGAAATTATGTCGACATGTTGAGCAAGTTAAAGTTACGTTCCTTCTACGACATCTTCATGAAGTAGAGCCTGATCAATATCAAGTTGTTTAA